A single region of the Epinephelus moara isolate mb chromosome 12, YSFRI_EMoa_1.0, whole genome shotgun sequence genome encodes:
- the LOC126398533 gene encoding uncharacterized protein LOC126398533, with protein sequence MNLGEDREEGVPPSKTTLCGEHDSQTKAQRSDSPVSSCGSFNSDSSMGEPMNFKGGHPSDQKIQHERLDHPGPEPEPSCVSFKSDRSMHRPIDLKKGHQSIRIQHETPDHPGPGPEPSCVSLKSDRSMHRPIDFKGGHHSADRRIQHERPDCPGPGPGPSCVSIKSDWSMKRQMHLKRGRRFAAHRTSLDSGLWIYRDQDGAVS encoded by the exons ATGAATCTGggtgaggacagagaggagggagtcCCTCCCTCTAAAACCACTCTGTGTGGGGAACATGACAGCCAGACCAAAGCTCAGAG ATCAGACTCTCCTGTGTCCAGCTGTGGGTCCTTCAACAGTGACTCGTCTATGGGTGAACCTATGAACTTCAAAGGTGGACACCCCTCCGATCAAAA GATCCAACATGAGAGACTAGACCATCCTGGACCTGAACCTGAACCCAGCTGTGTGTCCTTCAAGAGCGACCGTTCCATGCACAGACCAATTGACCTCAAAAAAGGACACCAGTCAATCAGGATCCAACATGAGACACCAGACCatcctggacctggacctgaaCCCAGCTGTGTGTCCCTCAAGAGCGACCGTTCCATGCACAGACCAATTGACTTCAAAGGAGGACACCATTCTGCTGACAGAAG GATCCAACATGAGAGACCAGACTgtcctggacctggacctggacccAGCTGTGTGTCCATCAAGAGTGACTGGTCTATGAAGAGACAAATGCACTTAAAACGTGGACGTCGCTTTGCTGCCCACAG GACCTCGTTAGACAGCGGCCTCTGGATTTACCGTGATCAGGATGGTGCAGTGTCGTAA